In one window of Nesterenkonia sandarakina DNA:
- a CDS encoding flagellar basal body rod protein FlgC — MSMDAIGIAGTALTVHRKWLDSVSDNIANVNTVRSTEDAAFQARYVTAQADASGQGVHVAGVSFGDAEGRLAHEPDHPLADEDGYVRYPDIDMAEQMGSLIMAQRGYQMNAAVVDRAKETYQAALQIGQNR, encoded by the coding sequence ATGTCCATGGATGCGATCGGGATCGCCGGCACCGCATTGACGGTGCACCGGAAGTGGCTGGACTCCGTCTCGGACAACATCGCCAACGTGAACACCGTGCGATCCACCGAGGACGCCGCCTTCCAGGCCCGCTACGTCACCGCCCAGGCCGACGCCTCGGGTCAGGGGGTCCATGTGGCCGGAGTCAGCTTCGGCGACGCCGAGGGACGGCTGGCGCATGAACCGGACCACCCGCTCGCCGACGAGGACGGATATGTCCGCTACCCCGACATCGACATGGCGGAGCAGATGGGAAGCCTGATCATGGCGCAGCGCGGATATCAGATGAACGCGGCCGTGGTGGATCGGGCCAAAGAGACCTACCAGGCAGCCCTGCAGATCGGACAGAACAGATGA
- a CDS encoding flagellar basal body rod protein FlgB produces MFDSVTSRAFSSALDSLAMRQRAIADNIANANTPGYQARRISFEGALAASVRSGDGAIQAEEARSLEPTRLNGSNVNLDTETLANIDTVLRFQFAAQAAGGQFNSMRTALRTT; encoded by the coding sequence TTGTTCGATTCCGTGACCTCACGCGCGTTCTCCAGCGCCCTGGACTCCCTGGCCATGCGCCAGCGCGCCATCGCTGACAACATCGCCAATGCGAACACCCCGGGCTACCAGGCACGCCGGATCTCCTTCGAAGGTGCGCTGGCCGCCTCGGTGCGCAGCGGCGACGGAGCGATCCAGGCCGAGGAAGCCCGTTCCCTGGAGCCCACCCGGCTCAATGGCAGCAACGTCAACCTCGACACCGAGACCCTCGCCAACATCGACACCGTGCTGCGCTTCCAGTTCGCCGCCCAAGCCGCCGGTGGCCAGTTCAACAGCATGCGCACCGCGCTGAGGACCACCTGA
- a CDS encoding flagellin: protein MSITRVTQGSTVAAAQRNLQSAMHRLASAQDKASSLKEISRPSDNPAAIAEALQIRAAQRAADQHGRNVDNAQGWLSTADTALSTATNLLHQVRDLVLTGASQGALPQSSRDALALQLENLQAELLRTANASYLGRSVFAGTSDAGAAFTAEGSFTGVPDAAVHRRVGENSTVRVDADGEAAFGSGATSVFALVASLAEDLRAGELVGPRLAEVDQRLGSILAAQASIGATHATVLKAADALADQRVNLEAARSGLEDADLATVALELQTQELAYRAALAASAKVIQPSLMDYLR, encoded by the coding sequence ATGTCAATCACCCGCGTGACCCAGGGCTCCACGGTCGCCGCCGCGCAGCGCAACCTGCAATCGGCGATGCACCGGCTCGCCTCCGCCCAGGACAAGGCCTCCTCACTGAAGGAGATCTCCCGGCCCAGCGACAACCCGGCCGCCATCGCCGAGGCACTGCAGATCCGTGCCGCCCAGCGCGCCGCCGATCAGCACGGGCGCAATGTGGACAATGCTCAGGGATGGCTCAGCACTGCGGATACCGCACTGAGCACAGCCACGAACCTGCTGCACCAGGTCCGTGACCTGGTGCTCACCGGAGCCAGCCAGGGAGCCCTCCCGCAGTCCAGCCGGGACGCGTTGGCCCTGCAGCTGGAGAACCTGCAGGCCGAGCTGCTCAGGACCGCCAACGCCAGCTACCTGGGACGCAGCGTCTTCGCCGGCACCTCCGACGCCGGCGCCGCCTTCACCGCCGAGGGCAGCTTCACCGGGGTCCCCGACGCGGCGGTGCACCGGCGGGTCGGGGAGAACTCCACGGTCCGTGTCGACGCCGACGGCGAGGCCGCCTTCGGCTCGGGCGCCACAAGCGTCTTCGCGCTGGTGGCGAGCCTGGCGGAGGATCTGCGGGCCGGTGAGCTGGTCGGGCCCCGGCTCGCCGAGGTGGACCAGCGGCTGGGCAGCATCCTCGCCGCCCAGGCCAGCATCGGCGCCACCCACGCCACGGTGCTCAAGGCCGCCGATGCCCTGGCAGATCAGCGGGTGAACCTGGAGGCCGCACGCAGCGGGCTGGAGGACGCCGATCTGGCCACCGTCGCCCTGGAGCTGCAGACCCAGGAGCTCGCCTACCGCGCCGCGCTGGCCGCCTCGGCGAAGGTCATCCAGCCCTCCCTGATGGACTACCTGCGATGA
- the fliG gene encoding flagellar motor switch protein FliG: protein MSGTPSDELALTGTQKVALVLMQMDRSQASEVLRHFSEFEADEVIAEIVRLRRVDRSVAEDVVSDVFAAISSGAPLPRGGRDFAAGLLHDTFGSEQAEVVMNRLASSMAGKSFEFLESVDPQQIAVLLDDELAQTVALVLAHLRPDIASAVLAGVEPARRTDVATSLATMGPASPEAVRTVADVLKTRMGASVTPSAPLAAVGGIEPLVEIINRSSVAVEKELLASLSSRNHELAEEVKSRMLTFADLVRFDRRDVQRVLRGIDATRLALALKGAAENVERTIKENITERTREVLDQEMRSLGPVRVSQVDEARADIVRAIRELEAQGEISIQRVEEEETLVV, encoded by the coding sequence ATGAGTGGGACACCAAGTGATGAGCTGGCGCTCACCGGCACCCAGAAGGTCGCGCTGGTGCTGATGCAGATGGACCGCTCACAGGCCTCAGAGGTGCTGCGCCACTTCTCCGAGTTCGAGGCCGATGAGGTGATCGCCGAGATCGTGAGACTCCGAAGAGTCGATCGCAGCGTGGCCGAAGACGTGGTCTCTGATGTGTTCGCCGCGATCTCCAGCGGGGCGCCGCTGCCGCGCGGTGGACGCGACTTCGCCGCCGGCCTGCTCCACGACACCTTCGGCAGCGAACAGGCCGAGGTGGTCATGAACCGGCTGGCCTCCAGCATGGCGGGGAAGTCCTTCGAGTTCCTCGAGTCGGTGGATCCGCAGCAGATCGCGGTGCTGCTCGATGACGAGCTGGCCCAGACCGTGGCCCTGGTGCTGGCGCACCTGCGCCCGGACATCGCCTCGGCCGTGCTGGCCGGGGTGGAACCCGCCCGCCGCACCGACGTCGCCACGAGTCTGGCCACCATGGGGCCGGCCTCCCCGGAGGCGGTGCGCACCGTGGCCGATGTGCTCAAGACCCGGATGGGGGCCTCGGTCACCCCGAGCGCACCTCTTGCCGCGGTGGGCGGGATCGAACCGCTGGTGGAGATCATCAACCGATCCAGCGTGGCCGTGGAGAAGGAGCTGCTGGCCTCGCTGAGCAGCCGGAACCACGAGCTCGCCGAGGAGGTGAAGTCCCGGATGCTGACCTTCGCCGATCTGGTGCGCTTCGATCGCCGGGACGTCCAGCGGGTGCTGCGCGGGATCGACGCCACACGGTTGGCCCTGGCGCTGAAGGGTGCCGCGGAGAACGTGGAGCGCACCATCAAGGAGAACATCACCGAGCGCACCCGCGAGGTCCTGGACCAGGAGATGCGCTCCCTGGGCCCGGTGCGGGTCTCCCAGGTGGATGAGGCTCGGGCCGACATCGTTCGTGCGATCCGCGAGCTGGAGGCCCAGGGCGAGATCAGCATCCAACGCGTCGAGGAGGAGGAGACCCTTGTCGTCTGA
- a CDS encoding sigma-70 family RNA polymerase sigma factor, producing MKQSARNALVVENLPLVGYLVSEMCAKATHLSREDLTSVGSIALVTAADAFDPNLGVPFGAYARRRIVGAFADDMRSADWAGRGSRRRIRELKSVEETLTAALGRAPDVKELAEALGMDEKSVSAARQDAARSVVALDADMSDYLITEGRNPEQELLEVEQTTMLRTAVEALPERMRMIVSRLFFDGATVKEIAADLGITHSAVSQQRSEAMKLLREGMQTHYSSTPTVPAAAQGSSRRRELYLQELGERTMGGALHRPRGPRRAPATEPGHSLTASS from the coding sequence GTGAAGCAAAGTGCACGCAACGCGTTGGTGGTGGAGAACCTGCCCCTGGTGGGGTACCTGGTGTCCGAGATGTGCGCCAAGGCCACTCATCTCTCCCGCGAGGATCTGACCTCTGTGGGATCAATCGCCCTGGTCACGGCGGCAGACGCCTTCGATCCGAACTTGGGCGTCCCCTTCGGCGCCTATGCCCGACGCCGGATCGTGGGAGCCTTCGCCGATGACATGCGCTCCGCGGACTGGGCCGGTCGCGGATCACGCCGCAGGATCCGGGAGCTGAAGTCGGTGGAGGAGACGCTCACCGCTGCGCTCGGGCGCGCCCCAGACGTGAAAGAACTCGCCGAGGCCCTGGGAATGGATGAGAAATCCGTCTCCGCAGCCCGGCAGGACGCCGCCCGGAGTGTGGTCGCCCTGGACGCGGACATGTCCGACTACCTGATCACCGAAGGTCGCAATCCTGAACAGGAGCTGCTCGAGGTTGAACAGACCACGATGCTGCGCACCGCCGTGGAGGCCCTGCCGGAACGGATGCGGATGATCGTCTCGCGGCTCTTCTTCGACGGGGCCACGGTCAAGGAGATCGCAGCGGACCTGGGGATCACCCATTCCGCCGTCTCGCAGCAGCGCTCCGAGGCGATGAAGCTGCTGCGCGAGGGTATGCAGACCCACTACAGCTCGACGCCCACGGTCCCTGCCGCGGCGCAGGGGAGCAGCCGGCGTCGTGAGCTGTATCTGCAGGAACTCGGGGAGCGGACCATGGGAGGCGCGCTGCACCGGCCGCGGGGCCCTCGGCGCGCTCCGGCGACCGAACCGGGTCACTCACTAACGGCGTCCTCCTGA
- the fliS gene encoding flagellar export chaperone FliS → MYDHANRARTQYNREAILSASPARLLTMLYDRLLLDLNRALNAQEQQRWQDASQELVHAQSIIAELTSSLNTEVWSGARDLQALYSFSTGLLITANTRRDPEKTRQAIELLEPLRVTWHEAAQITGAAQSTGAPQFSGPAQFTGASQINSPAQQLRSAPGTGAGARPLGVLGVG, encoded by the coding sequence ATGTATGACCACGCGAACCGCGCCCGCACCCAGTACAACCGCGAGGCGATCCTCTCTGCCTCCCCGGCCAGACTGCTCACCATGCTCTACGACCGGCTGCTGCTGGACCTGAACCGGGCCCTCAACGCCCAGGAGCAGCAGCGCTGGCAGGACGCCTCCCAGGAGCTGGTCCATGCGCAGTCGATCATCGCCGAATTGACCAGCTCGTTGAACACCGAGGTCTGGTCCGGAGCCCGGGACCTGCAGGCGCTCTACAGCTTCAGCACCGGACTGCTGATCACCGCGAACACCCGGCGAGATCCGGAGAAGACCCGGCAGGCCATCGAGCTGCTGGAACCGCTCCGGGTCACCTGGCACGAGGCGGCCCAGATCACCGGCGCAGCACAGTCCACCGGCGCCCCCCAGTTCAGCGGCCCTGCCCAGTTCACCGGCGCATCCCAGATCAACAGTCCCGCTCAGCAGCTCCGCAGCGCACCGGGCACCGGAGCGGGCGCCCGGCCGCTCGGGGTCCTCGGTGTCGGATAG
- the fliE gene encoding flagellar hook-basal body complex protein FliE → MIEAIMPPAGVSGVAGAGYVTGAQGAGTPGLGLRPAQAPEGAFAATLGSAMDEVQSLQSTSRELGVQALTGDLTDMHEATLASSRASVALEMVSTVRNRGVEAFNEIMRMQA, encoded by the coding sequence ATGATCGAGGCCATCATGCCCCCAGCAGGGGTCAGCGGCGTCGCCGGCGCCGGCTACGTCACCGGAGCACAGGGCGCAGGGACCCCCGGACTGGGGCTGCGCCCGGCGCAGGCCCCCGAGGGTGCCTTCGCCGCGACCCTGGGCTCGGCGATGGATGAGGTGCAGTCGCTGCAGTCCACCTCCCGGGAGCTCGGAGTCCAGGCGCTCACCGGTGACCTGACCGATATGCATGAAGCCACCCTGGCTTCCTCCCGAGCCTCTGTGGCCCTGGAGATGGTCTCCACGGTGCGCAACCGCGGTGTCGAGGCGTTCAACGAGATCATGAGGATGCAGGCCTGA
- the fliF gene encoding flagellar basal-body MS-ring/collar protein FliF — protein MAQVPAPLARLGQRIREFTLAQRTIAIIGIAVLVLGGFALSTAMSQPRMAPLYSGLDPADASAIVEQLRAEGVPYELTAGGTSVMVPEAQVYDARLNAAADGLPNATRGGYSLLDDMGVTSSEFQQSITYKRALEGELAGTIEAIDAVEQASVTLAIPEETVFVDSQQDPTASIFVQQAPGASFGEDQIQSVVHLVASAVDGLKPENVSLVDAEGQLLSAVGVGAVGGGSQQASDYEERVGTAVQTMLDRVVGRGNATVAVAAELSMESAERLEEVFEEPDEAPALSESTSTEEYTGTGGGNAGVLGPDNIAVPEGQGGEGTYSAEQTDRSNAVNKVTENRSIPAGELTTQSVSVAVDQAAAAGLNVADLTTMVSDAAGIDEDRGDQVSVAVVPFSTAEADAAAEALAEAAAAEEAERRAAWLQTMAIGGAAVLLLLVALTIILFLRRGRRSRELVDLGEPFPAGELTAGGMAALEATDDAGERVLESVGDYATATIPRVRATAPASAATPASALDGWDPNEQARSKRAELNALASQDPQRVAEHLRSLMEEGSRV, from the coding sequence ATGGCGCAGGTTCCAGCTCCGCTCGCCCGACTGGGCCAGCGGATCCGAGAGTTCACTCTGGCGCAGCGGACCATCGCGATCATCGGCATCGCGGTGCTGGTGCTCGGTGGCTTCGCGCTGAGCACCGCCATGTCCCAACCCCGGATGGCGCCGCTCTACAGCGGCCTCGACCCGGCCGACGCCTCGGCGATCGTGGAGCAGCTGCGCGCCGAAGGCGTGCCCTATGAACTTACCGCCGGTGGGACCTCGGTGATGGTCCCCGAGGCTCAGGTCTACGACGCCCGGCTCAACGCCGCCGCCGACGGACTGCCCAACGCCACCCGCGGCGGCTACTCGCTGCTTGATGACATGGGGGTGACCTCCAGCGAGTTCCAACAATCGATCACCTATAAGCGCGCCCTGGAGGGTGAGCTGGCGGGCACCATCGAAGCCATCGACGCCGTGGAGCAGGCCTCGGTGACCTTGGCGATCCCGGAGGAGACCGTCTTCGTGGACTCCCAACAAGACCCGACCGCCTCGATCTTCGTGCAGCAGGCCCCCGGAGCGAGCTTCGGTGAGGACCAGATCCAGTCCGTGGTGCACCTGGTGGCCTCGGCGGTGGACGGTCTGAAGCCCGAGAACGTCTCACTGGTCGACGCGGAGGGCCAGCTGCTCTCCGCCGTCGGGGTCGGGGCCGTGGGCGGAGGCAGCCAGCAGGCCAGCGACTACGAGGAACGTGTGGGCACCGCGGTGCAGACCATGTTGGACCGCGTGGTGGGACGCGGCAACGCCACCGTCGCGGTCGCCGCGGAACTCTCCATGGAATCCGCAGAACGCCTGGAAGAGGTCTTCGAGGAGCCCGACGAGGCGCCGGCGCTGAGCGAATCCACCAGCACCGAGGAATACACCGGCACCGGAGGCGGCAACGCCGGGGTGCTGGGCCCGGACAACATCGCCGTCCCTGAGGGCCAGGGCGGGGAAGGCACCTACAGCGCGGAACAGACCGACCGCAGCAATGCGGTGAACAAGGTCACCGAGAATCGCTCGATCCCCGCCGGAGAGCTGACCACCCAGTCCGTCTCCGTCGCCGTCGACCAGGCTGCCGCGGCCGGGCTCAACGTGGCGGATCTGACCACCATGGTCAGCGACGCCGCCGGGATCGACGAAGACCGCGGTGACCAGGTCAGCGTCGCGGTGGTGCCGTTCAGCACCGCCGAGGCCGACGCCGCCGCCGAGGCGCTGGCAGAGGCTGCCGCGGCCGAGGAGGCCGAACGGCGAGCCGCCTGGCTGCAGACCATGGCCATCGGCGGCGCCGCGGTGCTGCTGCTGCTCGTGGCACTGACCATCATCTTGTTCCTGCGGCGCGGCCGCCGATCCAGGGAGCTCGTCGACCTCGGCGAACCGTTCCCGGCCGGGGAGCTCACCGCCGGTGGCATGGCCGCCCTGGAAGCCACCGACGACGCCGGCGAGCGGGTGCTCGAATCCGTCGGCGACTACGCCACCGCCACCATCCCGCGGGTGCGCGCGACCGCGCCGGCCTCGGCCGCCACTCCGGCCTCCGCCTTGGACGGCTGGGACCCGAATGAGCAGGCGCGCAGCAAGCGCGCCGAACTCAACGCCCTGGCCTCCCAGGATCCGCAGCGCGTGGCCGAGCACCTGCGTTCCCTGATGGAGGAGGGGAGCCGGGTATGA
- the fliD gene encoding flagellar filament capping protein FliD: MSLALPGLASGLDSAALIDSLMQVEAIPQQLLQRQATKTNSVVSALQGLNTRIAATAERSAELAKPAALRAFSAQSSDPSVSATVSSAGSAGTLSFTVENTAVRHTVVTAPIQAWDSPEFSILAADGTSTAITADSSSLDDIVRAINSAGAGVSAVKVPAGDGAHRLQLSAASTGAAGVFSLQGTTLESTVTCTGEDARITLWKGTGAEQQVRSATNSFQDLMPGVQVRVTAATTAEVTLSVERDAASAAAAAESLIGSVNAVLGHIRTTTRVTSANDGSTTSSVLTGDSAVRSAGQRMTDAVIRPIDGRSPSEIGISLSRAGELSLDQEKFAAALAADPAAVERMLGELAGRINSVADNLSNRFDGQITARITGQQGLATRLTDQVGEWTGRLAARRATLERTYAALEVQMQSLNSQMDYLSSQLAALPQASSARNNR, translated from the coding sequence GTGTCTCTAGCGCTCCCCGGTCTGGCCAGTGGGCTGGACTCTGCAGCCCTGATCGACAGCCTCATGCAGGTCGAGGCCATCCCGCAGCAGCTTCTGCAGCGGCAGGCCACCAAGACCAACAGCGTGGTCTCGGCCCTGCAGGGACTGAACACCCGCATCGCCGCCACGGCGGAACGCTCCGCGGAGCTGGCCAAGCCGGCGGCGCTCCGGGCCTTCAGCGCCCAGTCCAGCGATCCCTCGGTCTCCGCAACAGTCAGCTCTGCCGGCTCCGCCGGAACCTTGAGCTTCACCGTGGAGAACACCGCCGTGCGCCACACCGTGGTCACCGCACCGATCCAGGCGTGGGACAGCCCAGAATTCAGCATCCTGGCCGCGGACGGAACCAGCACCGCCATCACCGCGGACTCCTCGAGCCTCGATGACATCGTCCGAGCGATCAACAGCGCAGGTGCCGGAGTGAGCGCCGTGAAGGTCCCCGCCGGCGACGGCGCACACCGGCTTCAGCTCTCCGCGGCCTCCACCGGTGCCGCCGGGGTGTTCAGCCTCCAAGGAACCACGCTTGAGAGCACGGTGACCTGCACGGGAGAAGACGCCAGGATCACGCTCTGGAAGGGCACCGGAGCCGAGCAGCAGGTGCGCTCCGCGACCAACTCCTTCCAGGACCTGATGCCCGGTGTCCAGGTGCGCGTCACCGCAGCCACCACCGCCGAGGTCACGCTCAGCGTGGAACGCGACGCGGCCAGCGCGGCGGCGGCCGCCGAGTCCCTGATCGGCTCGGTCAACGCGGTGCTGGGTCATATTCGCACCACCACCCGGGTGACCAGCGCCAATGACGGCAGCACCACTTCCAGCGTGCTCACCGGAGACAGCGCGGTGCGCAGCGCCGGGCAGCGCATGACCGACGCGGTGATCCGTCCGATCGATGGACGTTCCCCCTCCGAGATCGGTATCTCGCTGAGTCGGGCCGGGGAGCTCAGTCTCGACCAGGAGAAGTTCGCAGCCGCTCTGGCCGCAGACCCTGCGGCGGTGGAGCGCATGCTCGGTGAGCTCGCCGGACGGATCAACAGCGTGGCCGATAACCTCTCCAACCGTTTCGACGGGCAGATCACGGCGCGCATCACCGGACAACAGGGACTGGCGACCCGACTCACCGACCAGGTGGGGGAGTGGACCGGACGCCTGGCCGCCCGACGCGCCACCCTGGAGCGCACCTACGCCGCACTGGAGGTCCAGATGCAGAGCCTGAACTCTCAGATGGACTACCTCTCCTCGCAGCTGGCCGCGCTGCCGCAGGCCTCTTCCGCCCGAAACAACCGCTGA
- the flgN gene encoding flagellar export chaperone FlgN translates to MSANALSTRLWRERELLDLLQFKLEEQQLLLLSGKSQWIDHATREIESVVDKLQGASLSRAVESAHLASSLGLAGDVTLTQLAAAVEDPAWREVLEQHLRALRDSASTITALRDTNSSYLRAAQRAAQESLAALDPAGSASSTDTGPRLIDTDL, encoded by the coding sequence ATGTCAGCCAATGCGCTGTCCACACGGCTATGGCGGGAACGTGAGCTTCTCGACCTGCTCCAGTTCAAGCTCGAGGAACAGCAGCTGCTGCTGCTCTCCGGAAAGTCACAGTGGATCGATCACGCCACTCGCGAGATCGAATCCGTGGTGGACAAGCTCCAGGGCGCCTCCCTGTCCCGGGCCGTGGAGTCAGCTCACCTGGCTTCCTCCCTCGGCCTGGCCGGAGATGTCACGCTCACCCAGCTCGCGGCCGCTGTGGAAGACCCGGCGTGGCGCGAGGTCCTCGAGCAGCATCTGCGAGCGCTGCGTGATTCGGCGAGCACCATCACCGCGCTGCGTGATACGAACTCCAGCTACCTGCGCGCCGCCCAGCGGGCAGCCCAGGAATCACTGGCGGCGTTGGACCCTGCCGGCTCTGCGTCTTCGACAGACACCGGGCCGCGGCTGATCGACACCGACCTCTGA
- a CDS encoding flagellin: MGMQINTNVAALNAHRNLSNTQNDLSKSLEKLSSGLRINRAADDAAGLAISEGLRSQVNGMGVAARNAQDGISVIQTAEGALTEVHSILQRARDLTVQSGNDSNNPEARAAIQTELTALGEELGRIAEVTNFNKISLLNGTNESLTFQIGAGATSNDQLSVSLMDVSAVATAIQGLTITGEDDAAATARLDAIGTIDDQISAVSSARSDLGASQNRFESAINSLNVSRENLSAAESRIRDVDMAAEMANFTRSNILSQAGTAMLAQANQANQGVLQLLG; this comes from the coding sequence ATGGGTATGCAGATCAACACCAACGTCGCGGCGCTCAACGCTCACCGCAACCTCTCCAACACTCAGAACGACCTCTCCAAGTCCCTGGAGAAGCTCTCCTCGGGCCTGCGGATCAACCGAGCAGCCGACGACGCCGCCGGCCTGGCCATCTCAGAGGGGCTTCGCTCCCAGGTCAACGGCATGGGCGTGGCAGCCCGGAACGCCCAGGACGGAATCTCGGTGATCCAGACCGCAGAAGGTGCCCTCACCGAGGTGCATTCCATCCTGCAGCGCGCACGTGACCTGACGGTCCAGTCGGGCAACGACTCGAACAACCCGGAGGCCCGCGCGGCGATCCAGACTGAGCTCACGGCGCTCGGCGAGGAACTTGGCCGCATCGCGGAAGTGACGAACTTCAACAAGATCTCACTGCTGAACGGGACGAACGAGTCGTTGACCTTCCAGATCGGCGCCGGCGCGACCAGCAACGATCAGCTCTCCGTCTCGCTGATGGATGTCAGCGCAGTAGCGACAGCCATTCAGGGGCTGACCATCACCGGCGAAGATGATGCCGCCGCTACTGCCCGTCTTGATGCCATCGGAACGATCGATGACCAGATCTCGGCTGTCTCCTCGGCACGTTCGGACCTGGGTGCTTCGCAGAACCGGTTCGAATCCGCGATCAACTCGCTCAACGTGTCGCGGGAGAACCTCTCCGCGGCAGAGTCCCGGATCCGCGACGTTGACATGGCCGCGGAGATGGCCAACTTCACCCGCTCGAACATCCTGTCCCAGGCCGGCACCGCCATGCTGGCGCAGGCCAACCAGGCCAACCAGGGCGTCCTGCAGCTGCTGGGCTGA
- the flgK gene encoding flagellar hook-associated protein FlgK, whose protein sequence is MSTFSGLNTAWTGMSAARRSLETAGQNIANVGVEGYTRQRVETASAAGVSTIGRLSGPSSAGHGVSVTGIARLADAQLDERARGTAAISAQTGAISAGLSTLESSLREPGSAGLSAALNDFWAGWQDVANQPGEPAPAAVVIARGTALAQQLGALHGEFTQQWDTQHQGLRAEVAEVNALAERVGTLNAQIRSATASGADSGAMLDQRTQLTARLAELTGATVRAQPDGTTDVLLSGTPLVAGTSARTLELAGGSRLQDAAAPQLRWSHRAADDAGSTLSLESGALGARLALLAPAEPDGTGGALAQASSTLDAIAVELATQVNAVQAAGVSTAGTPGGPFFSLDPARAAASLTVRARGAEDLAAATPGQGALDGSNAARLAQLGELAAGPDAIWAGLVVTTGTAVRHAAQSAVNTSLAHVAALEQQQAQAGVSLDEENIALLTHQHAYQGAARVLTAVDQMLDTLINRTGVVGR, encoded by the coding sequence GTGAGCACCTTCAGCGGACTGAACACCGCATGGACCGGCATGAGCGCCGCCCGCCGCTCATTGGAGACGGCAGGGCAGAACATCGCCAACGTCGGAGTCGAGGGCTACACCCGGCAACGGGTGGAGACGGCCTCGGCCGCCGGGGTCTCCACGATCGGACGCCTCTCGGGTCCCAGCAGCGCCGGGCACGGAGTGAGCGTCACCGGAATCGCCCGGCTCGCCGATGCCCAGCTCGATGAGCGGGCCCGCGGCACGGCGGCGATCAGCGCGCAGACCGGCGCGATCTCCGCGGGGCTCTCCACCCTGGAGTCCAGTCTGCGCGAACCCGGCTCCGCGGGCCTGTCCGCTGCGCTGAACGACTTCTGGGCAGGCTGGCAGGATGTGGCGAATCAGCCCGGTGAGCCCGCGCCCGCGGCTGTGGTCATCGCTCGCGGCACGGCCCTGGCCCAGCAGCTGGGGGCGCTGCACGGTGAGTTCACCCAGCAGTGGGACACCCAGCATCAGGGGCTGCGCGCAGAGGTCGCGGAGGTCAACGCACTCGCAGAACGCGTGGGCACCCTGAACGCCCAGATCCGCTCCGCCACCGCCAGCGGCGCCGACTCCGGTGCCATGCTGGATCAGCGCACCCAGCTCACCGCTCGGCTCGCGGAGCTCACCGGCGCCACCGTGCGCGCGCAGCCCGACGGCACCACCGACGTCCTGCTCTCCGGCACCCCGCTGGTGGCGGGGACGAGCGCGCGCACCCTCGAGCTCGCCGGTGGCTCCCGACTGCAGGACGCAGCGGCACCTCAGCTGCGCTGGAGTCACCGGGCAGCAGACGACGCCGGGAGCACGCTCAGTCTGGAATCCGGCGCCCTGGGCGCCCGGCTGGCGCTGCTGGCCCCGGCCGAGCCGGACGGCACCGGAGGGGCGCTGGCTCAGGCCAGCAGCACCTTGGATGCCATCGCCGTGGAACTGGCCACCCAGGTCAACGCCGTGCAGGCCGCAGGTGTGAGCACCGCGGGCACCCCTGGTGGGCCCTTCTTCAGCCTCGACCCGGCCCGGGCGGCCGCGAGCCTGACGGTGCGTGCGCGCGGCGCCGAGGACCTCGCCGCGGCTACCCCGGGCCAGGGCGCTCTGGACGGCTCCAACGCGGCTCGGCTGGCGCAGCTGGGCGAGCTTGCCGCTGGCCCCGATGCGATCTGGGCGGGTCTGGTCGTCACCACCGGCACTGCTGTGCGGCACGCCGCGCAGTCTGCGGTGAACACCTCTCTGGCCCATGTCGCAGCCCTGGAGCAGCAGCAGGCCCAGGCCGGGGTCTCGCTGGATGAGGAGAACATCGCGCTGCTGACTCACCAGCACGCCTACCAAGGAGCGGCCCGAGTGCTCACCGCCGTGGACCAGATGCTCGACACCCTGATCAACCGCACCGGCGTGGTCGGACGCTAG